A portion of the Actomonas aquatica genome contains these proteins:
- a CDS encoding DUF1638 domain-containing protein, giving the protein METLYSGCEISSAFAGTRWLAVIACAVLAEEVKQLLAERPEHLTDLVVLPQRLHEEPRRLRRELQAAIDQVERKPATKVIALVYGLCSRGVEDLRHERCPLVLARAHDCVTLFLGSKERYAREQSDQPGTYWYTPGWIESGAPPGPGRTARLRAEYAEKFDPETVEDLMEMEAAGMAHYARAAYVDLGLQPEATAWGPAYTKSCAACLGWSFERLEGDPQLLRDLLHGGWDEERFLIVPPGYSVRLSPDERVVRAEPATDGKGGA; this is encoded by the coding sequence ATGGAAACCCTCTACTCCGGCTGTGAAATATCATCGGCTTTTGCCGGCACGCGTTGGCTCGCGGTGATCGCCTGCGCGGTCTTGGCCGAGGAGGTCAAACAGCTCCTGGCCGAGCGACCGGAACACCTCACCGACCTCGTTGTATTGCCTCAACGACTACACGAGGAGCCTCGGCGTTTGCGGCGCGAACTGCAGGCGGCGATCGATCAGGTGGAGCGAAAACCGGCCACCAAAGTCATCGCGCTGGTCTATGGGTTGTGCAGCCGGGGCGTGGAGGATTTGCGGCATGAGCGGTGTCCGCTGGTGCTGGCCCGGGCGCATGATTGCGTGACGCTTTTTCTTGGCAGCAAGGAGCGCTACGCCCGCGAACAGAGCGATCAGCCGGGCACCTATTGGTATACGCCCGGCTGGATCGAAAGCGGGGCGCCGCCCGGGCCGGGGCGCACTGCACGGCTGCGGGCAGAGTATGCGGAGAAGTTTGATCCGGAGACGGTCGAAGACCTCATGGAAATGGAGGCGGCCGGCATGGCGCACTACGCGCGCGCCGCCTACGTCGATCTCGGCTTGCAGCCGGAGGCCACGGCGTGGGGCCCGGCCTATACCAAAAGTTGTGCCGCGTGTTTGGGCTGGAGTTTTGAGCGGTTGGAAGGGGATCCACAGCTGCTGCGTGACTTGTTGCACGGAGGGTGGGACGAAGAACGTTTTTTAATCGTGCCGCCGGGCTACAGCGTGCGCCTGTCGCCGGACGAGCGGGTGGTGCGGGCCGAACCGGCGACGGACGGAAAGGGTGGGGCGTGA
- a CDS encoding helix-turn-helix domain-containing protein, protein MSFQPDPGAATAVSLWTGLLPPEEWRPLLRRYRAETGYALVAVAADGTPCLGEMQAPACARQPSCRDYRVQAVQEALRWGEPTVLCCGCGRLMWAVPVMVNQQVRGGLLVAGVPLREPTRAGALDRRVREAGQRLLDMAEEAGLTNAALLAQRRADARREREKAEALHVLKDRLYDDIRSIYLREEPALLAAIRRGERREARHVINRVLTVIYSVGGSQVELLKSMAMELVVMMTRAAVQAGGDPTHILGINYQSLTGLAKVADSEELATWLCAMLEQVIDGIEASDRHPNAVQLARALDYMEAHLAEALPRDEVARAAGLSPSRFSHLMRAKLGMPFTELLTRLRVDRACHLLAHSQRELAQVALECGFGDQSYFSRVFRKQTGCSPSDYRQGRHQSPKD, encoded by the coding sequence GTGAGTTTCCAACCGGATCCGGGCGCTGCGACGGCCGTGTCGTTGTGGACGGGGTTGTTGCCGCCGGAGGAATGGCGACCGCTGTTGCGACGTTATCGCGCGGAAACCGGCTACGCGCTCGTCGCGGTCGCGGCGGATGGCACGCCTTGCCTCGGGGAGATGCAGGCGCCGGCCTGCGCCCGGCAACCGTCCTGCCGGGACTATCGTGTGCAGGCGGTGCAGGAGGCGTTGCGGTGGGGGGAACCCACGGTGTTGTGCTGTGGCTGCGGGCGACTGATGTGGGCGGTGCCGGTGATGGTGAATCAGCAAGTGCGAGGCGGTCTGCTGGTGGCCGGCGTGCCCCTGCGGGAACCCACGCGCGCCGGGGCGCTGGATCGGCGCGTGCGGGAGGCCGGACAACGTCTGTTGGACATGGCGGAGGAGGCCGGATTGACCAACGCCGCGTTGCTGGCGCAGCGGCGGGCCGACGCAAGACGCGAACGGGAGAAGGCAGAAGCGCTGCATGTGTTGAAGGACCGCCTTTACGACGACATTCGCAGCATCTACCTGCGCGAGGAACCGGCGTTGTTGGCGGCGATTCGCCGCGGTGAACGACGGGAGGCGCGCCACGTGATCAACCGGGTGCTCACGGTGATTTACAGCGTCGGTGGTTCGCAGGTCGAGTTGCTCAAGAGCATGGCCATGGAGCTGGTCGTGATGATGACCCGGGCCGCGGTGCAGGCGGGCGGCGATCCGACGCACATTCTCGGGATCAACTACCAGTCACTCACGGGTCTCGCCAAGGTGGCCGACAGCGAGGAACTGGCCACGTGGTTGTGCGCCATGTTGGAGCAGGTGATCGATGGCATCGAGGCGAGCGACCGCCATCCCAACGCGGTGCAACTGGCCCGCGCGCTCGATTACATGGAGGCGCATCTCGCGGAAGCGTTGCCGCGCGACGAAGTGGCGCGGGCGGCGGGGCTTTCACCAAGTCGTTTCTCGCACCTCATGCGCGCGAAGCTCGGCATGCCCTTCACCGAGCTGCTCACGCGCCTGCGTGTGGACCGGGCGTGCCACCTGCTCGCGCACTCCCAGCGGGAGCTCGCGCAGGTTGCCTTGGAATGTGGGTTTGGCGACCAGAGCTACTTCAGCCGGGTGTTTCGCAAGCAGACGGGTTGCTCGCCGAGCGACTACCGGCAGGGGCGACACCAAAGTCCCAAAGATTAG
- a CDS encoding immunoglobulin domain-containing protein gives MLSSALRHLVTSATFLGLSLLSLAQTLSYPNWTVSSTGIPGARSGTSVAYGYGYWVMTLSGGSDLTNAVARSDDGLTWTPADQVFSQNARVHFFSGYFYILDQSSVYRSVDGRTWELVTNTGTMPYIRDIASSEDAIVANSSNGNYRVIQTSTDGDNWSLQPLPALDGGAAGLGETVTNGGGYFWHAHSTNSLQQSALSRSSDGTNWSNVATPWGDTMPHLSSVTYGNGRLVLSSSSQLTISTDRGESYTQITKPQSARHSVLFAGGRFFGSSTLGWSLDAATWSQPVYTDQQRAFNDVAYGDGKYVAVGGYVVTPSPGHALIAVWSAPEPAKVLTHPEDRVAAAGTSTGFSFQTEPGVSIAGYQWTHDGSPIPGATQADLIIPNASPADAGRYACLVTRNGLTIATDSARLEVVASDQRSRLVNLSVRSQTGNGDATFITGFIVGGENTQGLTRMLVRGVGPSLLDFDVADASLDSVLEIYLPAGAPSSRHDNWGGEAALVEEFTRLGAFAFSSTDSLDAAAVLEDLGPGNVSVHTLDAAGEAKTALSEIYDANPSWTPTAPRLINLSCRTTTGREADGQAVTVGFVISGGAHQGVLIRAVGPGLSQFGIQNYASNPSIYLYQHRDGQTQWKAQKVNSWGTQYTTEQNRVGAFPLSSGSADSVMLEFLEPGVYSVKVENWSGDPGVVLIELYELP, from the coding sequence ATGCTTTCCTCTGCACTCCGCCACCTCGTCACGAGCGCCACTTTCCTCGGGCTCAGCCTCCTCAGTCTCGCGCAAACGCTCTCCTACCCCAACTGGACTGTCTCATCCACCGGCATCCCGGGCGCACGCTCCGGCACCAGCGTCGCATATGGCTACGGCTATTGGGTCATGACGCTGAGTGGCGGCAGCGATCTCACGAATGCCGTCGCTCGCAGCGACGACGGACTGACTTGGACGCCGGCGGATCAAGTGTTTTCCCAGAACGCCCGGGTGCACTTTTTCAGCGGCTACTTCTACATTTTGGATCAGTCCTCCGTCTACCGCAGCGTCGACGGACGCACGTGGGAGTTGGTCACCAATACGGGCACGATGCCCTACATCCGCGACATCGCCTCCAGTGAGGACGCCATCGTGGCCAATTCCAGCAACGGAAACTACCGCGTCATCCAAACTAGCACCGACGGCGATAATTGGTCGCTGCAGCCCCTGCCCGCCCTCGACGGCGGGGCCGCCGGCCTCGGCGAAACGGTCACCAACGGCGGCGGCTATTTCTGGCATGCCCATTCCACCAACAGTCTTCAGCAGAGCGCCCTCTCGCGCAGCTCCGACGGCACCAATTGGTCGAATGTCGCCACGCCGTGGGGCGACACCATGCCCCACCTGTCCAGCGTGACCTATGGCAACGGCCGCCTCGTGCTTTCGTCGTCTTCGCAGCTGACGATTTCCACCGACCGCGGCGAGAGCTATACCCAAATCACCAAACCCCAAAGCGCACGGCATTCCGTCCTCTTCGCGGGCGGGCGTTTCTTTGGCTCATCGACCCTCGGTTGGTCTCTCGATGCCGCCACCTGGTCGCAACCCGTCTACACCGACCAACAACGCGCATTTAACGATGTCGCCTACGGAGATGGCAAATACGTGGCGGTGGGCGGCTACGTCGTCACCCCCAGCCCGGGCCATGCTCTGATCGCGGTATGGTCCGCGCCCGAACCGGCCAAGGTGCTCACTCACCCGGAGGATCGCGTGGCCGCTGCCGGCACCTCGACAGGGTTTTCCTTCCAGACCGAACCCGGTGTCTCCATCGCCGGCTACCAATGGACGCATGACGGCAGTCCCATCCCCGGCGCCACGCAGGCCGACCTCATCATCCCCAATGCCTCTCCCGCCGACGCAGGTCGCTACGCCTGCCTCGTTACCCGCAACGGTCTGACCATCGCCACCGACTCCGCCCGCTTGGAGGTCGTCGCCAGCGATCAACGTAGCCGCCTCGTGAACCTGTCGGTCCGCAGTCAAACCGGCAACGGCGACGCGACCTTCATCACCGGATTCATCGTCGGCGGTGAGAACACCCAAGGCCTCACCCGCATGCTCGTGCGCGGCGTCGGTCCGTCGTTGCTCGACTTCGACGTCGCCGATGCGTCCCTCGATTCGGTGCTCGAGATTTATCTCCCCGCTGGCGCGCCTTCCTCCCGTCACGACAACTGGGGCGGCGAGGCTGCTCTCGTCGAGGAGTTCACCCGCCTGGGCGCGTTTGCTTTCTCCTCGACCGACTCCCTCGATGCCGCCGCCGTGTTGGAAGACTTAGGCCCGGGCAACGTTTCTGTGCACACCCTCGATGCGGCCGGCGAAGCCAAAACGGCCCTCAGCGAGATCTATGATGCCAACCCTTCGTGGACCCCAACCGCGCCTCGTCTGATCAACCTTTCCTGCCGCACGACCACCGGACGGGAGGCCGACGGCCAGGCAGTCACCGTGGGTTTTGTGATTTCGGGCGGAGCCCACCAAGGCGTGCTCATCCGCGCAGTGGGTCCCGGGCTGAGCCAGTTCGGTATCCAAAACTATGCCAGCAACCCTTCGATCTACCTCTATCAACACCGCGACGGGCAGACCCAATGGAAAGCCCAAAAGGTGAATTCCTGGGGCACCCAATATACTACCGAACAAAACCGAGTCGGCGCCTTCCCACTTAGTTCCGGCAGTGCTGATTCCGTCATGCTCGAGTTTCTGGAACCCGGGGTCTACTCCGTGAAAGTCGAGAACTGGTCGGGAGACCCCGGCGTCGTGCTGATCGAACTCTACGAACTGCCCTGA
- a CDS encoding universal stress protein — MKTILTPVDFSPATADVIDAAINLASAVDGRVVLLHANQPPTVTADYGLAMENVQEIISVTEKASARQLEHLLRTLSDRGVDASTANANGPAVAAIVGKAKELEAAYIVMGSHGHTALYDLLVGSTTHGVLKKAPCPVVIVPAKGE, encoded by the coding sequence ATGAAGACGATCCTAACCCCTGTCGACTTCTCCCCCGCCACCGCCGACGTGATTGATGCCGCCATCAATCTGGCCAGCGCGGTCGACGGTCGAGTCGTTCTTCTCCACGCCAACCAGCCACCCACCGTCACCGCCGACTACGGCCTCGCGATGGAAAACGTGCAGGAAATCATCTCCGTCACGGAGAAGGCTTCCGCCCGCCAGCTCGAGCACCTGCTGCGGACTCTGTCCGACCGCGGGGTCGATGCCTCCACCGCCAATGCCAACGGCCCGGCCGTCGCTGCGATCGTGGGCAAGGCCAAGGAACTCGAGGCCGCCTATATCGTGATGGGCTCGCACGGCCACACCGCCCTATACGACCTGCTCGTGGGCTCGACCACGCACGGTGTCCTTAAAAAGGCCCCCTGCCCGGTCGTAATCGTGCCCGCCAAGGGCGAATAA
- a CDS encoding cobalamin B12-binding domain-containing protein, translating to MTLLQSIAASVAAGRRKDAGKLTSEALEAGIAPAAIVDEALLPAMAAVGEKFRRDEIFIPEMLVASLAMKEAMRLLTPHLVEAGVEPKYTAVIGTVQGDLHDIGKNLVAVMWRGANFKVIDLGTNVPPQAFVDAIKEHRPQVVGLSALLTTTMPAMVTTVKAIRTSDAPPVKILVGGAPITSQFADEIGADAYASDAATAADLAQSLAAV from the coding sequence ATGACCTTACTCCAAAGCATTGCGGCCAGCGTGGCTGCCGGCCGGCGCAAGGACGCCGGCAAACTCACGTCCGAAGCCCTCGAAGCCGGTATCGCGCCGGCTGCGATTGTCGACGAAGCCCTTCTCCCGGCGATGGCCGCGGTTGGCGAAAAATTCCGGCGGGACGAGATCTTCATTCCCGAGATGCTGGTCGCATCGCTGGCGATGAAGGAAGCCATGCGGCTGCTCACGCCGCACCTGGTGGAAGCCGGCGTGGAGCCCAAATACACCGCGGTCATCGGCACGGTGCAGGGGGACCTGCATGACATCGGTAAAAACCTCGTGGCGGTGATGTGGCGCGGGGCCAATTTTAAGGTCATCGACCTCGGGACGAACGTGCCGCCGCAGGCCTTCGTCGATGCGATCAAGGAACACCGTCCACAAGTGGTGGGTTTGTCGGCGCTACTCACCACCACGATGCCCGCCATGGTGACGACCGTGAAGGCGATCCGCACAAGCGACGCGCCGCCGGTCAAGATCCTCGTCGGCGGTGCGCCGATCACGTCGCAGTTCGCTGATGAGATCGGAGCCGATGCCTACGCCAGCGACGCCGCCACGGCCGCCGATTTGGCGCAATCACTTGCCGCCGTTTGA
- a CDS encoding heavy metal translocating P-type ATPase: protein MARKAGAAEAACKHCGSPSPAGSEFCCSGCAYVYRMIHEQGLDAYYQIKDDVTVPADAALGQSRDYSWLSSLQAEAEAQVAESGRMPRLQLSVQGLSCAGCVWLIERVFSKQAGAGRIEINAQTGQVRLSWRTDTNPAFDAADFAATLQRFNYLLGPAGTDGASSGESRDLAKRIGLCGAFAMNVMLFTLPAYFGMEASFTYAGLFNTLSLGFGTLSLLAGGGYFLTRAVRALREGVMHIDLPIAVGILGAYLGSFYGWVTGQEAYTYFDFVAGFILLMLVGRWAQVAAVERNQRRLLQQQPTPPRLRVYGDDGAVKELRPDELKTGQTFGVGMGQTVPVEAKLATAEADLNLAWINGEAEPRVFRAGQTVPAGAQNVGRGEVRLTATQDWAQSMLSELLEPVERKNEGERLIERVIQGYLIAIFVIATLAGLGWWWATGDGLHAGAIVTAVLVVSCPCALGLAFPLADEMATVALRKRGMFVRAGDLWGRLQYVRKVVFDKTGTLTLENPVLVEREALDRLSRNARAALHALVRDNPHPVSRALMEALVAGDLPPAMEGQITETVGQGVSLGEWSLGRAGWRDSGAADGATVLTRNGEVMARLHFRDEARRDATVEIQRLRERGLDTFILSGDETSKVAAMARELGLPPDNAYGNQSPQAKAAWLLEHGAQDALMLGDGANDSLAFDAARCRGTPVIHRGVLAEKADFYYLGQGLGGLRALFEVNDVRRRTHWVLLVFMIAYNVTAVGLAVTGHMNPLFAAVLMPLSSLATLVIVGIGMRRAWH, encoded by the coding sequence GTGGCTCGCAAAGCGGGCGCGGCGGAGGCGGCCTGCAAACACTGTGGTTCGCCTTCGCCGGCGGGCAGTGAGTTCTGCTGCTCGGGTTGCGCTTACGTGTATCGCATGATCCACGAGCAGGGGCTCGATGCGTATTACCAGATCAAGGACGACGTCACCGTCCCGGCCGATGCCGCGCTGGGGCAGTCGCGCGACTACAGCTGGCTCTCCAGTCTGCAGGCCGAAGCCGAGGCTCAGGTCGCGGAGAGTGGCCGCATGCCGCGGCTGCAGTTGTCGGTCCAGGGTCTTTCCTGCGCGGGCTGCGTGTGGTTGATCGAACGCGTCTTCAGCAAGCAGGCGGGCGCGGGGCGCATCGAGATCAACGCCCAGACCGGGCAGGTGCGGCTGAGTTGGCGCACCGACACGAATCCGGCTTTTGACGCGGCGGATTTCGCGGCGACCTTGCAGCGTTTTAACTACCTGCTCGGCCCGGCCGGCACCGATGGCGCGTCGAGCGGCGAGAGTCGGGATCTGGCCAAGCGCATCGGGTTGTGCGGCGCGTTCGCGATGAACGTGATGCTGTTCACCCTGCCGGCCTACTTCGGTATGGAGGCGAGCTTCACCTATGCCGGCCTGTTCAACACGCTTTCGCTCGGCTTCGGCACGCTCAGTCTATTGGCGGGGGGCGGTTACTTCCTCACCCGCGCGGTGCGGGCTTTGCGCGAGGGTGTGATGCACATCGATCTGCCCATCGCGGTGGGTATCTTGGGGGCGTATCTGGGCTCGTTCTACGGTTGGGTGACCGGGCAGGAAGCCTACACCTATTTCGACTTTGTGGCGGGGTTCATCCTGCTGATGTTGGTCGGCCGCTGGGCCCAGGTGGCGGCGGTGGAGCGTAATCAGCGCCGGCTGCTGCAACAGCAACCCACGCCGCCGCGGTTGCGGGTTTACGGCGATGATGGCGCGGTGAAGGAGCTGCGACCGGACGAACTGAAAACGGGCCAGACCTTTGGCGTCGGCATGGGGCAAACCGTGCCCGTCGAAGCCAAACTCGCGACGGCCGAAGCCGACCTCAATCTGGCCTGGATCAACGGCGAAGCCGAGCCGCGGGTCTTCCGGGCGGGGCAGACCGTGCCAGCCGGGGCGCAGAACGTTGGTCGCGGCGAAGTGCGCCTCACGGCCACGCAGGATTGGGCGCAGTCGATGCTGTCCGAGCTGCTGGAGCCGGTGGAGCGCAAGAACGAAGGCGAGCGCCTCATCGAGCGCGTGATCCAGGGTTACCTCATCGCGATCTTCGTCATCGCCACCCTTGCCGGCTTGGGCTGGTGGTGGGCGACCGGCGACGGTCTGCATGCCGGCGCCATCGTGACGGCGGTGCTGGTGGTGTCGTGTCCGTGCGCGCTGGGCTTGGCGTTCCCTTTGGCCGACGAGATGGCGACGGTCGCGCTGCGCAAACGCGGGATGTTTGTGCGCGCGGGTGACCTGTGGGGACGCCTGCAATACGTGCGCAAAGTGGTTTTCGACAAGACGGGCACGCTAACCCTAGAGAATCCGGTGCTGGTGGAGCGGGAGGCGCTGGATCGGCTCTCGCGGAATGCGCGGGCGGCCCTGCATGCGCTGGTGCGGGACAATCCGCACCCGGTGAGCCGTGCGCTCATGGAAGCGCTGGTGGCGGGCGATTTGCCGCCGGCGATGGAAGGACAAATCACCGAGACGGTGGGGCAGGGCGTGAGCCTCGGAGAGTGGTCGCTCGGTCGCGCGGGTTGGCGCGATAGCGGAGCGGCCGACGGCGCGACAGTGCTCACGCGCAACGGTGAGGTGATGGCGCGGCTGCATTTTCGGGACGAAGCGCGGCGCGACGCGACGGTGGAGATTCAGCGTCTGCGTGAGCGTGGTTTGGACACCTTTATTTTGTCGGGTGACGAGACGTCCAAGGTCGCAGCAATGGCACGTGAGTTGGGCCTGCCGCCCGACAACGCCTACGGCAACCAGAGCCCGCAGGCCAAGGCCGCCTGGTTGCTTGAACATGGCGCGCAGGACGCGCTCATGTTGGGCGACGGAGCCAACGATAGCCTCGCTTTTGACGCGGCGCGTTGCCGCGGCACACCGGTGATTCACCGCGGTGTGTTGGCCGAGAAGGCCGACTTTTATTATCTCGGTCAGGGACTCGGCGGTTTGCGTGCTTTGTTTGAAGTCAATGACGTGCGCCGCCGCACTCACTGGGTGCTGCTGGTCTTCATGATCGCCTACAACGTCACGGCGGTCGGCCTGGCGGTGACGGGGCACATGAACCCGCTGTTTGCGGCCGTGCTGATGCCACTCAGTTCGCTGGCTACGTTGGTGATCGTCGGCATCGGAATGCGGCGAGCGTGGCATTGA
- a CDS encoding sulfite exporter TauE/SafE family protein, which yields MDLAAINTPTAALLAGLVTSLHCAGMCGPLACMLGPARGERVDATTVNTIYHVSRLAGYTTLGIVAGGIGMVPRAFFNEEVVRWLPWLLVVFFLLVALRLDHRLPRLVWLSRWSLKIQAKLRTKPRTQVAAAMGLLTPLLPCGPLYFLVTLAAISGSALRGAEFMLAFGIGTVPMLWLAQTQFSWLRRKLSPVALARFQTVLAMVAAAVISWRLRTTLGFDGPSVDNFLCH from the coding sequence ATGGATCTTGCCGCCATCAACACTCCGACCGCCGCGCTGCTGGCCGGGCTCGTCACCAGCCTGCACTGTGCCGGCATGTGTGGCCCGCTCGCCTGCATGCTGGGCCCGGCGCGGGGTGAGCGGGTGGACGCCACCACGGTGAACACGATCTATCACGTGTCACGACTCGCCGGATACACTACGCTCGGCATCGTGGCCGGCGGCATCGGCATGGTGCCGCGCGCCTTCTTCAACGAAGAGGTGGTGCGGTGGCTGCCGTGGCTGTTGGTGGTGTTTTTCCTCTTGGTGGCGCTGCGACTGGATCATCGCCTGCCGCGCCTGGTGTGGCTGTCACGCTGGTCGCTGAAGATTCAGGCCAAGCTGCGCACCAAACCGCGCACGCAGGTCGCGGCCGCGATGGGGTTGCTCACGCCGCTGCTGCCCTGCGGTCCCTTGTATTTCCTCGTCACGCTGGCGGCCATCTCCGGATCGGCGCTGCGCGGGGCGGAGTTCATGTTGGCCTTTGGCATCGGCACGGTGCCGATGCTCTGGCTCGCCCAAACCCAATTCAGCTGGCTGCGGCGCAAACTCTCTCCGGTCGCGTTGGCGCGTTTCCAGACGGTCCTCGCGATGGTCGCGGCGGCAGTCATCAGCTGGCGGCTGCGCACCACGCTCGGTTTCGACGGACCGTCGGTGGATAATTTCCTATGTCACTAA
- a CDS encoding uroporphyrinogen decarboxylase family protein: protein MITDTFLNLAREGHCMPIGTHLVLHEQPDPEAILLDGKRLGSVVAQTAVRFATPLAVPLMDLTVEKEALLLACKVPAEEVGAYHFTELPALPADIPPTPRMLATCQAIEYIAQETDLLPMGMCIGPYSLLTKLVRDPITPVFMSGMGMTGEDEPDIALIDALLIWSERMILDYVDAQIAAGAKAMIVCEPAANMVYFSPNQMEDNPRPFEFYVMEPMRRLADRLTARGVALVFHDCGELTDAMVERFATLEADMISLGSSRDLAHDASLLPKETVIFGNLPSKNFYATQLTTAEVEEMGRDLTARMQAIGHPFILGTECDVLSVPGKEAEIVSKVNALMRCACEQHAAGTGSRRAERVPTTNATVSEKQ, encoded by the coding sequence ATGATTACCGACACCTTTCTGAACCTCGCTCGCGAGGGGCATTGTATGCCGATCGGCACGCATTTGGTCCTGCATGAACAGCCCGATCCGGAAGCCATCCTGCTGGATGGAAAACGCCTTGGCTCCGTCGTTGCGCAGACGGCGGTGCGTTTCGCCACGCCGCTGGCGGTGCCGCTGATGGACCTGACGGTCGAGAAGGAAGCGCTGTTGCTGGCCTGCAAGGTCCCGGCGGAAGAGGTCGGAGCGTATCACTTTACCGAGCTGCCGGCGTTGCCCGCGGATATTCCGCCCACGCCGCGCATGCTCGCAACGTGCCAGGCGATTGAATACATCGCCCAGGAAACCGACCTGCTGCCGATGGGCATGTGCATCGGGCCGTATTCGCTGCTCACCAAATTGGTGCGCGATCCCATCACGCCGGTCTTCATGAGCGGCATGGGCATGACCGGTGAAGACGAGCCCGACATCGCCTTGATCGATGCGCTGTTGATTTGGTCCGAGCGGATGATTCTGGACTACGTCGATGCCCAGATCGCGGCCGGCGCGAAGGCCATGATCGTCTGCGAACCGGCGGCCAACATGGTGTATTTTTCGCCGAACCAGATGGAGGACAATCCGCGGCCGTTTGAGTTTTATGTGATGGAACCGATGCGGCGCCTGGCCGATCGCCTGACCGCCCGCGGCGTGGCGTTGGTGTTCCATGATTGCGGCGAGTTGACCGACGCGATGGTCGAGCGCTTCGCCACGCTCGAGGCCGACATGATCAGCCTGGGCAGCTCGCGGGACCTCGCCCACGACGCGAGCCTGTTGCCCAAGGAGACGGTGATTTTCGGCAACCTGCCATCGAAGAACTTTTACGCCACGCAACTCACGACGGCGGAGGTGGAGGAAATGGGGCGCGACCTCACGGCGCGCATGCAGGCCATCGGGCATCCCTTCATCCTCGGCACCGAATGCGACGTGCTCAGCGTGCCGGGCAAGGAGGCGGAGATTGTGAGCAAGGTGAACGCCCTGATGCGTTGCGCCTGCGAACAGCATGCCGCCGGCACGGGATCCCGCCGGGCGGAGCGGGTGCCCACGACCAACGCCACTGTATCTGAAAAACAATGA
- a CDS encoding uroporphyrinogen decarboxylase family protein, which produces MTPKERIRATLDRQPVDRPAVDLWHTAEVAASLRAHLGVEDNLSLYRALDIDKIIWVAMDYRTETGDKAFTLTGEAGKRTAWGVLLKDIQAGEAHYAEFGEAPLAAYDSLEEIAAYPLWPDVDRFDYADATRQAEAATAAGFAVIGPWVSLFEVYCQLRGLEQSMVDLFEDPDLVDGILDRIEAIQTEMMRRYFATAAKSLDLVFVSDDIAGQQSLLMSPASWQRHLQPRLKRWCDLIHEHGLRVLYHTDGAARKLLGPIIDCGVDVLNPIQHACPGMDMAELKAEFGDRVIFHGGVDNQSVLPRGTPEEVRAEVQLCRRTLGGGGQGYICCSCHNTQAGTPVENILALIDEAKRG; this is translated from the coding sequence ATGACACCTAAGGAACGCATTCGCGCCACTTTGGACCGGCAGCCGGTGGATCGCCCGGCGGTGGACCTGTGGCACACGGCCGAAGTGGCCGCCTCGCTGCGGGCGCATCTGGGCGTGGAGGACAACCTCTCGCTCTATCGGGCGCTCGACATCGACAAGATCATCTGGGTGGCGATGGATTATCGCACCGAGACGGGGGACAAGGCCTTCACCCTGACCGGCGAAGCCGGCAAACGCACCGCGTGGGGCGTGTTGCTGAAGGATATTCAGGCGGGCGAGGCGCATTATGCCGAGTTTGGGGAAGCGCCATTGGCGGCCTACGATTCGCTGGAGGAAATCGCCGCCTATCCGCTGTGGCCGGATGTCGATCGCTTCGACTATGCCGATGCGACACGCCAGGCCGAGGCCGCGACCGCAGCCGGGTTTGCGGTGATCGGGCCGTGGGTGTCGCTCTTCGAGGTCTATTGCCAGTTGCGTGGGTTGGAGCAGTCGATGGTCGACCTGTTCGAAGATCCGGATCTGGTGGATGGCATCCTCGATCGTATTGAGGCGATCCAGACCGAGATGATGCGGCGCTATTTCGCCACCGCGGCCAAGTCACTGGATCTGGTTTTTGTGAGCGACGACATCGCCGGGCAGCAGTCGCTGCTGATGTCGCCCGCGAGCTGGCAACGGCACCTGCAGCCGCGCCTCAAGCGCTGGTGTGACCTGATTCACGAGCACGGCCTGCGGGTGCTTTATCACACCGACGGTGCGGCGCGAAAGCTCCTCGGACCGATCATCGATTGTGGCGTGGATGTGCTGAATCCGATCCAGCACGCGTGTCCGGGTATGGATATGGCGGAGCTGAAGGCGGAGTTTGGCGACCGGGTGATCTTTCACGGCGGCGTCGACAACCAAAGTGTATTGCCGCGCGGCACGCCGGAGGAGGTGCGGGCCGAAGTGCAACTCTGCCGTCGCACGTTGGGCGGCGGCGGGCAGGGTTACATCTGCTGTTCCTGTCACAACACCCAGGCCGGCACCCCGGTGGAGAACATCCTCGCCTTGATCGACGAAGCGAAGCGCGGCTGA